The following coding sequences lie in one Vidua chalybeata isolate OUT-0048 chromosome 16, bVidCha1 merged haplotype, whole genome shotgun sequence genomic window:
- the KNOP1 gene encoding lysine-rich nucleolar protein 1, which produces MIIKKKRKEIHEEPVQKKKKVKTIIEIEEDVQTVIKTEDNGHLKKKTKTRKKENLKDECLHKLQPKNNKKKKKKIGSELLREDNLESFVNIKGHLDLQLQEESEEQIKIIKKKKNKVPCHFSLENNESSDVELSNHCTDGTKKNEFSFKKKRKNTALDLELDGEVTKKKKKKCSFLLEGIQDSEQRQSAKGCKNTHKCTSKEAVSTGEDYDTGNAQNGGESCVRRRKKKKDKSDCFLPLAHNEDNMHHVPGHPTASDFRKRKKHNSWEFTLRSGEEEDKIKNFGCIKERKKKKKKKKKAVSSPTYEDKQDCSHSIPDKHLPAQQEVELEEELFGKKHRKNFKDNNEVSKKKKKKIKKKERETTYSEVSLNNDSASKSTSKIILESNKKNKESEMERAQCVTGDTVDGELCNSNPVLCDKKSKKVPPQDLAGEPGSKADGKKIKTESPWNGSVEHLDDGVIVVQEKKGNCDEINIDKVRRQALQEEIDRESGKTKALSSKVGQDTKLGQWSTATFKSSEEQRKFFRLMGGFKKGSVPIQSPSATTNKPNMALNQEGEEKLQQALKMEFDKAMDLKQHRRIGLGFQPNANKKAYIDKYSSRSIKFED; this is translated from the exons AtgataataaagaaaaagagaaaagaaattcatGAGGAGCCtgtacagaaaaagaaaaaggtgaagaCTATCATTGAAATTGAGGAAGATGTTCAAACTGTCATTAAAACTGAGGACAATGGCCatctcaagaaaaaaacaaagacaaggaaaaaggaaaatttaaaagatGAATGCTTACACAAATTGCAACCaaagaataataagaaaaagaagaagaaaattggCTCTGAATTACTCAGAGAAGATAATTTAGAAAGCTTTGTGAATATAAAAGGTCATTTGGATTTACAACTTCAAGAAGAATCCGaggaacaaattaaaataatcaaaaagaagaaaaataaagtccCGTGTCATTTCTCCTTGGAGAATAATGAGAGTAGTGATGTGGAGCTTTCAAATCATTGCACAGATGGTactaaaaaaaatgaattctcttttaaaaagaagagaaagaatacTGCTTTGGATTTGGAATTGGATGGTGaagtaacaaagaaaaaaaagaagaaatgcagttttttgtTAGAGGGCATCCAGGACAGTGAACAAAGGCAATCTGCAAAAGGCTGTAAAAACACCCACAAATGCACTTCAAAAGAAGCAGTTTCTACAGGTGAAGACTATGACACAGGTAATGCCCAGAATGGTGGGGAGAGTTGTgtgagaagaaggaagaaaaagaaagataaatctGACTGCTTTTTACCACTGGCACATAATGAGGACAACATGCATCACGTTCCTGGTCACCCCACTGCAAGTGActtcagaaaaaggaagaaacataATTCCTGGGAATTTACATTGAGAAGCGGAGAGGAAGAGGACAAAATTAAGAACTTTGGGTGTAtcaaagagaggaagaagaagaagaagaagaaaaaaaaagctgtttcttcCCCAACCTATGAAGATAAGCAAGACTGCAGTCACAGCATTCCTGATAAgcatctcccagcacagcaagaagTTGAGCTTGAGGAAGAGCTGTTTGGAAAGAAACACAGGAAGAATTTCAAGGATAATAATGAAGTcagtaagaagaaaaagaagaagattaagaaaaaggagagggaaacaACATACTCAGAAGTTTCTTTAAATAATGACAGTGCTTCTAAAAGCACTTCTAAAATAATACTAGAAAGCAATAAGAAGAACAAAGAGAGTGAAATGGAGCGAGCTCAGTGTGTTACAGGGGACACTGTGGATGGGGAATTATGCAATAGTAATCCTGTACTGTGtgacaaaaaaagtaaaaaagtacCACCACAGGACTTAGCTGGAGAACCAGGTtcaaaagcagatggaaaaaagaTCAAGACAGAATCACCATGGAATGGGTCAGTG GAACATCTAGATGATGGTGTAATTGttgtgcaggaaaagaaaggaaactgtGATGAAATTAACATAGACAAG GTGAGGCGGCAGGCCCTGCAAGAAGAAATTGACAGAGAATCTGGCAAAACCAAGGCTCTCAGTTCCAAAGTGGGACAG GATACGAAGCTTGGACAGTGGAGTACAGCTACTTTTAAAAGTTCTGAGGAACAAAGGAAGTTTTTTAGACTGATGGGTGGCTTTAAAAAAGGTTCTGTGCCTATCCAAAGTCCCTCAGCAActacaaacaaaccaaacatgGCTCTGAACcaggaaggggaggagaagtTACAGCAGGCTCTGAAGATGGAGTTTGATAAAGCAATGGACTTGAAGCAACACAGAAGAATTGGTCTTGGATTTCAGCctaatgcaaacaaaaaagcatACATAGACAAGTACTCATCTAGATCTATAAAATTTGAAGATTAA